Below is a genomic region from Sorghum bicolor cultivar BTx623 chromosome 9, Sorghum_bicolor_NCBIv3, whole genome shotgun sequence.
ccagtcagttggatcctgtagagagaagttaatacccggagtttggagttgtctatccgttgtttgctatcaaaggttatctcttttatattatgtacgttatataacttttgcattgtcttttgatattaccccttatttgtagctatatgtgagatttggcttctaagactcacatatgatgcatatctggttttgttcttaaaatcgggtattacaatatACGAAAAGATAATTCAGTCAAAGCGCTATACGTGAGTCGGCTGTGTTGCGTCCCTTGCCCTCTTGCAGAAGCTTCGATGAGGAACATAAGCAGCTCACATAATCGTGTCGAAGATTATTTACGAAATAGGGGCACTCAAGGATATATCAATAGTCAGGCCGGAGAACATGCATATAGGAAACAAAATCTACGTCATGAACTAGCGTTTTTGGTATTGGCCACATATCAGTAGTTACCAGCGGTATAGGTGGATATGAATTCAACATCGGTTCCTCCAAATTTGAGAGTGGTTCCTATATTAAAATACAATTCTAAATATTTATATTCCTGAataaaatcaatttctagagatTACTTAATTCAGTCTTTTTCTTAAGTTTAACcgaatttatagaaaagagtgcgAAGATTTAGATACAAAATTAATATCGTTAAATACACCATAAATAaactatatttttatatgctTATTAGGTATGACATACTTTTTTCATAAATTCGCTCAAAtttaaagtttgacttaagataATTATAGAAATTGAATTACTTCAAAATAGAGTGAGTAAATAACATAAAACTAAAGGCATATACATTGTATATAACTGGTCCTAAATATTGGCAAGGGGTGACAAAACTTTGAAGCCGATCGATCAAATTATGTGCTGCTTGACTTGTTAGAAACTGACGACTCAAACCTGTTTGTGGACTAAACTGTGTCTAGAAAGGAATTAGTAATAACACCTTTTTCTTTCAGAGTGCAATGAAATGAAACCTAGCTATAACGATATAGTGTGATTCGCAATAggaaaataacaaaaataaaacacatgATATACGTACATACAAAATATCTAACAAATAGTATCGAAATAAATCAGGGTTCAAAGAACAGACCTGAAGACCCATATTCTCAGGCCAGCTGCAATAAGTTCCTTGTAGATATGAAGCATGGACTTTGGTGAATCTCCCCAGTTGTTGCTGATGGTGTCACTGCTGTCATTAAGCAACACATGCATATAAGCACCAAACTACCagcacatgaaacaaactttgccaaACTCCCTTTTATTTTGCAATAGATAGATTGCGACTATACAGAATCGGTTTTTTTGTGACAATCGAAAATTAACGCACTCAAAGCTATGGTTTGAACTTGCTAGTTTATGACGGCCGTTTTAGACCAGTTTATAAATGTgaagctatatatatatctatatatctatattcattcattcattcacgtGGTGATGCACGCACCTGCAGGTGGCCCATGTGTAGTTTTATGCCGGTGACGTTGGCGTGGAGAGCCCGTTGCACCTCCGGGCGGTTGTAATACACTGTGGAGTGTCTTTCGGTGCACGTGTCATAAGATGCCCTCATCCATGGCTGCATGCGTTCATCGTGTGTCCGAATATACGTTGTGTACACGGCCCAACGGCGGAGAAAACAAAAACCGATCAGATCAGTAGAGACGACAACGTACAAGAAGGGAAAAACAAATCAAAGGCGCCACAAACTAGTTAAAGCGAACGTTGCAAACTTTGCCAGCATAACCCCCAAATGCAACTTAACTTATCCCAGGTCCAAACCACAGGGCGTTTTTAATTTATTGGATTGCAAAAGCAGCTACGAGCGTTCAGAGATGAGAAGGCATTGCAACAAGCTAGTAGCTACGACTCACGTAGCGGCCCTTGAGCCTCCGGATCCTCCTGGgcgtggacgacgacgacgacgacgacgtctgGTTGCACGTTGGCGTGTACATGCTGTAGGGGTCGATGTCGCCCTGCTCCGCTGTTGCTGCGTCGTAGGCGGCGTTACACGGTGGCGACGCGTGCTCGATTTCGTCGTGCACGCAGGTGGCCTCCAGAAACCGGTACGTGGCGTCGGAGATGAGCCCGTGGTTCCACCATGACTCGAACGTGCCCACTTGGTCGTGGTAGTCGTCCGTCACCGCGTTCCCGACCTAGCTTGAATCAAATCAATAAAATAACGTAGCATATATATGATGTGCCTTCACATCGATACGATTAGTTTGGAGCGCAGGTATGTACAAGATGACAATGCAAGAGGATCGGCGACGTGGACTGATCATATGATGCGTGCTATAGCTAGCTAACTGCAGGGTAGCATTGATCGAGCGTGTACCATGAAGCCTTTGAAGTTGATAATCGGTTTCTCCACCCCTTTGTTCTTCCGGTACACAATCTGTGAGAGCTGCGGAAGGTAGTGCCCTACAGACCGATTTGAAGAATTACCGATGATTGATCGATGTTAATTACACATAGACTGCATTATATTGGAGGAGAAACAAACAGATTGGAGCAGAAGACTTGCTAGCTAGATGGGAAAGTTAATTAGATTGCCTGCGTAGCTCTCCCCAGCGATGTAGAAATCGCGGTACTTGTACTGCGGAAACCTCTCAAACCATTTCACCAAAAACTTGTACGAATCATGAGCTGCATGGAGAAGTTTTGGAAAACGCGCGCTGAAACCATGGAACAAACAGAACAAACCACAAGCAAGACACACACAGGCTGGCACGTGAATTAATCAAGCGAACCTGTTCTCCGGTCGCCGGAGTTGTAAAGGTCGGAGGTGGTGTTGGTGTAGGAGAATCCGACGCCGGCCGGCGAGTCCAAGAACAGGATGTTCGCCGCTGCATGCAACCATTCAGCTCAATGACATCACATGGTTTGTTAACACGCCAACATCATCACTACTTTCACAACAAACGAAAAAGAAAGCTAAAGCCACCGCTCACCCACCGATGCCAGCCGCAACCGCAACTGCAAGAGTCGTACCGTACCTCTGTTCCACCGGTACCTGTTGAGGAAGAGCGCCGCGCCGTCAGGCCGGATGCGGAACGCGCCCCGCTCCTCGGAAGCGCCGTACGCCACCGACGAGCACCCAGGCCCGCCATTCAGCCACAGCACGAGCGGTGCTGGCTGAGCCTTCGGAGGCACCTCCTGAAGCCAATAGAACAGTGCTCGGCCTGCGTGATGGTCGACGGTGACGTACCCTGAGTACATGGGGAAGTCCACGTCGGCGGGCTGCCCGGGCACCCAGACGACGCGGTCTGCTTCATGCCCTGCTTGTTTGTTCGCCGTGGCCACCACTACCGTCGTCGTCGCCCGGAGCTGCGCTACCCACGTCAATAGCACAGCCGCGGCCACTACGGCTACAGGGAAACGACCGCTCATGGTCATGGACCTGGTTCGTGGATTACAAAATGTCCCTTCGCCCACTTTGTTCACGAAGCACATACATACACAGAATGCAAATGTATTTCAATTCTTGTGATGCTTTATTAGCTGGAAATACTTGGTAGCTAGCTAAAGTGGCCATATATAGACAGGATAGAGTTGATAGATGTCACTGTTTACTTTGGTTTGGACCGCACGCTTTCCTGAGGTTACCTTCTTTTTCCAAATTTCAGTTTGCTGGGCGAATTAATCCGGCTACGACAAGGAAAATCCACAACATGATTGTGATGACGTTACTAGAATATACTAAAGCGCGCGCAATAGGGTGTAAGGGGCATGTGTGGCACGCGCTGTGTTCAGGCGCTGCCGCCCGAAAAATTTTGTGTTTAGAGGTAGTCACTGAGGGGAGCAGGGAGGAGCGGAAGAGGGAGTCGAAGAGGATGGCCGGCAACTATGGCGGGAAAAAAGAGAGTTTAGAGGGCCAGCGGCAACCGGCAACTACTGTCATGATCGGGGGGCGTAAGGCGCCGGCCACTACCGGAGACACCCTCTATGCCGAGTGTCAAATGCTATGCCTAGTGTTTTATatcggacactcggcaaaggagaGATTTGCCGAGTGTCACTCTTGGCAAAAGACAACACACGGCAAAAAGGTGGTTTGCCTAGTGCCAAACACTAGGCAAACCGCAACACTCGGCAAATCGGTGGTTTGCCTAGTGCCAGGAACCCAGCACTCGGCAAACCAACAGTTTGCCTAGTGTCCAGCACTAGGCAAAgttagacactcggcaaagcttccGTTCCGGCATACACCACCCAACCTGCCgttaggctttgccgagtgtcttattggacactcggcaaagttatATTTTGCCTAGTGTTTAGCACCGACACTAGGCAAAGTTAATAATTTACCTAGTGTTTTATTTTGGCACTAGGCAAAGTTACCATTTTGCCTAGTGTTTTGTTTGGACACTCGGCAAATGTATTTTGCTTTTTTTATTTCTAGCCTCTAAACTTTTTCTCCTAACATCATTAGCTAACCTTAACTCTATGTGAAAGTTTTATACCATTCTCAATCTATTTGCTATATTTAGTTAATTTACCTCATTTAATTGAATTTTTAGGGATAACTCAAATTTAAATTGTAGGTGGTTCGAGTAATTTTAAAAAACGAATGGAAAAATGATATTTATGTTCTTTCAAATCGAATAAAGTTCAAACATAGGTAGTTACATCAAATTTCAAATATCTTGCTCATGAAGCATGAGAACAATGTTGTGGCCTAGTCATTTTTAAATTCTATAAAAACCAAACAAACTCTGAAAATCACGAGATTTTTCAAAATGTCATGATATCATTTGTAGAGGCTGTGATAAAAATTTGAGAAGATTTAACGAAAGTTGTCACGTACGTTGCTTACAAATTGGAACATCTCCGAAGAAGTTTCACATAGTTGAGTAGGATTCAATAAAATCCAATATCAAATATAGTGTCCAATTGGAGTTTCACTTCAAAACTTTTTGTATAGTGAATAGACGACGgagattatttatttttaaaaatttggtaatttttggatctgtttaCTAATTCTAATTTTTTAACCATAATTATAGAATTTTATAGTTCCGATAAATAGAATTAATCTTATGAAATAATGGCCAAATATTCATAGAAGCTTTGAATATACATTATATGGTGTATTTAACAAGTTACTTTAAAAGTTAATTAATCAAAACAAATTAAGTAAACATCATTTTAAAAAGAATTAAAGAAAATAACAAATAAAATAAGATGTGGCCTTTGCTGAGTGTGTACaggttgacactcggcaaagtttccAGGCCTACAGGGACACCCGAAAAACAGAACCACGCGCTCTCAGCCTGTGGCATGGCCCACGTGTTAGAGAGAGGGGACGGAAAGAATGGCGCAGATTTGGTTACAATATTTCTAGTTTTATAGATATAGCGGGTTAGCTCTTGCTTTCTCAGCATTATTGTCATCCAGTGTGGTCATCCCTGCTCGTAGTGCTCTTTGTAATCACTATTTTAATTTGATTATTTAGCTGCATGCTGTTGGTCCTTCCCATCAATAGGTTCTGCATGCTTCATGCCTTAAATAAATCTCTCATAATTGTGAAGAGGTTATTTCCCTACAAAATGACTTTGCTATTAATTTATTTTGGGTACTAGAAGACTAAATTTGAACAATAAATGCTGAACTTTTTGTTGGTGAATGCCTGATGAGTTGTAAATGCTGAAACTAGTATCTAATCAGGAAGTGTCCACTTAGCTCGGATCTGTAGTGTTTTTAGTGTTCATACtggtttagattttttttttcagtatTCTAGTTTCACTTGTAGTTACTGAACTCATCATGATTCAGTATTTCAGGTTATTGAACTCACCGTGATATATATTTATCTTGTCTCACACATGCAATCTCTTCTTTGTGCAGAATCAATCAACGGCATCAAATGAAGTGCCTCATGCTACAAATCCTTCAACAAATCAGTCTCGTTGGTCGTGATTATACTTGTGGTTGTTAATGTTACTTTTATTTGCACTAATGATTGTGAATGATGGAGCACTTGAATTACTTGTGAAGTTATTGTGATATACATGTGACAATTGTGATATGTATGTGATGTCTGTGAGATATATGTGTTGTTAATGGTATATATGTGATGTCTGTGATgtctagtatatatattttcTATTTGTTTGGATGGaatgcaaaaaaaaataaataaaaaggatgTTTTTGGTCACTTTCCCGAGTGTTCTTAGCCACAACACTCGGTAAAGTGGCATTCTGGGAACCGGGGAATcaagctttgccgagtgtccaggccaggacactaggcaaactgtgtactttgccgagtgtccagaCCAGGACACTAGGCAAACTGGGTACTTTGCCTAGTGTTCATAttaggacactcggcaaaccgcCTCATGCCGTCATGGCTACTTttgtttgccgagtgttaatttggcactcggtaaagactttgccgagtgtccgacatatgacactcggcaaagcctcctTTAACGTTAAAATCTTTGTCGTCTTAGCTTTGCCGggtgtggcactcggcaaacggtttgccgagtgttttttgctGTTTGCCGAGTGCCGTAGACACTAGGCAAAGCGCGCGATTCCAGTAGTGGCCGGACTGGTTTAGGATTCAAGGGAGGACTGGGCGAGAAGGGTTCCTGCACTGCACGATGGTCCTAAAGGAGGATGGCCCTAGAGGATGTGGTGGCTTCAGGAGGGGGCGAGATGGTTTGTATCAGGGACCGGGTGCTGGAAGGGAGGGGCTGATGAACTCGGCCCCGGGCAGATGGGTTTGGCAGGAGGATAAGAGGGAAGAAGCAATGCGTGTGGAGGGTAGCCGCACCAAAGTCTGTACTATACAATAGACCTCTGGTATGGGGATGGAGGATAGTACAAAAATTGGGCCGAGTAAGTGTACAGAGGTAAGGGAGGTGCTTGGTGGATGTCAAGATGGAGGAGAAGCAGCTAGGTTGGGAGGAGAAACAAACATGCTGCAGCTTGTTCGGCGGAGATTTTTTATGTGATCTCTAACTCACACGACTATAGTATTTTTAACCGTATCGAACATAAACGGTTAACCGAGGTGGGCAAATCAACCGTCTCGGATCAAAGATCATGGTTAATCATCGCCTTAACAGAGGCGGTTGGCCTACCGCCTCGTTTCATATATTAACAAAGGAGGGCGTTGTGCATCGTCTCGATTAATGCATATTAATAGACGCGGTTGCCATAATTTGATCGTGTCCTTTAAAAGAATAACAGAGGCGGCAATCGCCGTTCTTATGAGAttaatcgaggttgtttttgtTAGCTGCCTGCCTTCGTGATGTGtatccaaaattaaaaaaatagatttttttaaatttgTTTTTGAATTTGAaaccaaaatttgttttattGAAACATATACAAAGCAAAAGACACGCGTATGAAGGATAGACACATATATTACATCCATTGATTTTTCATCTTTATGGTTCCACGGTCGATGTCATACCCTAAGTTCATATTACATGAATGTAGACATTGTCGGCTATTGTTTGCGTGATGGTCCTTTGATTAATCATTTTCTTTCCCCACCAACTTTGGAATTTCTGCAGCTCCCGGCAGTTATTTCTAGATCTTCTAGAAGCCCTGAGGTACTCACATGCATAGTATCCACACAAGACTAAGCCATTAGATTGCTTGGGGCACTACATGCATGATAAATGTAACATATGATCATTAGGAGTTGTAGTAGTATCCATAAAAGACAGAAACATCAGTAGTAGTAGACCTAGCGACATGAGGAGTACGTACTGTGAATTCTTGCCTCACGTCTAGTTTGTGGCCAAACTTCTGCTTGTCAACAATAAATTTGATACATACATTGACTTCATAAAAAGAAGATGTGTCATCACATACTATCGCAGAATGCCAAACTTCTGCTTGTACCTTTCTTTGTTCGAGTCCCGCAATGAGTTGAATATGACAGCCTTTCCATCATGAGGATAGATCATAAATGCAATCTAGTGGTCCATGATGCTCAAGTTGCACCATTGAAACAATATTAATGTCAAATCTGAAAATATGAAAAGTGGTGAACCTAGCAGTTATTGCAAGTATCGTTTTGACCTACGCGAACTGGTACGCAGTAAGGATGCACCTATTTCCCATGATGCTCTTCATGGCTTCAAAGACGTATTGACCCTTTCTAAACTTGATCTCTCATTGCATAAAATTCTAAGTTAGCACTTGCTCCATCCCATTTAGCTTCACTAGCCTAGGATGTGTGCCTGGTATCACTACAAGGTTTTTACCATAATCCAACCACTTGTATTTGCAACACCATAAATTTAGTCGCAATAGAAGGCTCTATTGCATCATGGGCTATAATTGGTTGCGATACATGTCACTTATTGCATCTAAATTATTGGGTTACGTTAGTCCTAATCTTTGTTGCAATATGTGAGTGTTATGGCCACGGTTAAACTGTGGCTGCAATCGTGTCTAAATATTGCAACAAATTAAGTTATGTTATGTTAATAATAAATTTATGTTGCGATAAAACATCATTGTTGCCACCATTCAAACAGTGGTTGCGAGTAGTTTTCAATATTGCCACAAAACAACTGTGTTGCCTTTATTTTGGCCGGCGTCACGTAAGGTCACACTATATTGCTTATAAAAAAATTTGATTCATGGCATAATGTTCTTTTGCTACTTTAACATATGTTGCAATAGTGTAGTAAATTTGGTTGTAAATTATTAGTAATATTGCCACACAAAGTTGTTGGTTGCACAAACTACTTTGACACATGGGTTAATTGGATCATGTCATTACAAAAACAACATTTTTGAGAGTTTCTATTACAATTCATTTAATTGGAAATTTGCTATTGCAATTTCAGCCGTACTCGAGTGTTGCAGGCTGTATGCATGTACAGGGAGCTTATATGGACTACAATTGACCCCAACCATGACCGAGCGTGTGGACGACGTGTCCCTTTTGTCTCCTTCCCTGCCCCCTTCTCCACCAACCTTAAATCGACGATAACACAAGCAATTCAGCGGTGGTAGCGAGGGAGAGCTGCTAGTGGCCATGGCTTGGCCTGGCTCTGTCCCTCATCGACCTTAGCTTTTCTTCTCGTCGTCTTGTACTCCTCTCCATGGCGCAGGCGTGGTAGGGTTGGCAGGCGCTGCTGTACAGTCATATAGCTACAATAGTGTGGAACTATGGTGGCAGAGGAGGATTATGACAGCTGTGTCCTCATCAATCTCAATGGCTGTGCCCTCATCCATTTTGGCACTGAATTTGTCTCCTGAAAGAAACCTGTAATGGGTAGTGTGTTGAGCTTATATGACCAACTTTGATGTTTTTGTTATTATTCTAATATAAAAATGATAGACACAAACTATATTATGAAATTATGACTCTCatagataaataaatagatGATCATTTGGGAATTAGGATGAAAGAAATCTATTATTGTTTGTCATTGGCATGCCTCAGATTTGCCATCTTGATTTTAGAGGGATTAATGAAGTTACTATCTGATGCAGTATGAGAATCAAGCATGTTCGGCTCTCCATCTGGACAATTCATAgtttagaaagaaaaaaaagaaaagagcacAGGCCAATATGAAGCATGTTCAGCATGCCAATTTGCAAGTTTCATATTCATAGTttacaaaaaaagaaaagagcatAGGCCAATCTTATCATATTTAGTATCCCAATTAGTAGGTTTCATATTCACAATTCAGATAAAAGAAAAGAGCGTAGGGCAATCTGAGCATGTTTGTCATGCCAATTTGCAAGTTTCACAGTTTAGAGAAAATATAACTTGATTCACAAAGCTGATGCCAGTTTCCAATAGATAGAGATGACATTAACTTTGCTCACACACAGCTAACAGAAGCATAGTTTACACACTTGGTTTCAACATAGTTCACATAGCTAACATAAGCAAATGACATAAATTCATTTAACACTGCTAACTTAAGCAAAAGACACCAATATAGGTGACACAGCTGCCCTCCACTTATTTTCTAGAGCTGTCACATATTGGCGTGACACAAGTTCATAGGCAGGCAATGAAGTCTTTTAGGCTTCACACAAAACTAGGTTGTGGAGCAGCAACTGCCTTCATAAGCTTCTTTTTAATTAGagtcttcttttttctttgttGTAGATTTGTTTTTGTTCACCTGCGATGGTCTAGCAATATCTTGGCTCTTCCTGCTACAGGAACAATATATTTCATGTTAGTGCATATAGCAATAATTTTAGAAAACTGAAAACAACAAGAGGGTGAGAACAAACCTCTTGTTTTATCCTACAACAGCTTCTCCATCATGACCTTGCTTGTAGCACccagttttaagaacaaaaccagatacacaccatatgtgagcccaggaagtaaaatctcacatatagccacaaataggggtaatatcaatagataatgcttatatataacgagcttagtataaaagatataaccttagatagcaaacagcggaaagacactccgttcttcaggcgaaagctccaaatccactgggacaactgactggttgagcacaagcctaaactcttttccaagcttgcaatctggtacccatccgggatttttatccaaatcaaatgtaaaggcaagcgtaagtacatctcgtactgagcaagaataacatagggttcatgaggctcaaaggttagacactggtttaactgcaggtagcttttagttgtcacaattttagcatatgagtagcatcaagttgtcaagtccatagtaaactcatgatcaggtaaagtgaacaaagaatagcataaacaatatattaacaataataacat
It encodes:
- the LOC8058306 gene encoding LOW QUALITY PROTEIN: serine carboxypeptidase 2 (The sequence of the model RefSeq protein was modified relative to this genomic sequence to represent the inferred CDS: deleted 1 base in 1 codon), which gives rise to MCFVNKVGEGTFCNPRTRSMTMSGRFPVAVVAAAVLLTWVAQLRATTTVVVATANKQAGHEADRVVWVPGQPADVDFPMYSGYVTVDHHAGRALFYWLQEVPPKAQPAPLVLWLNGGPGCSSVAYGASEERGAFRIRPDGAALFLNRYRWNRAANILFLDSPAGVGFSYTNTTSDLYNSGDRRTAHDSYKFLVKWFERFPQYKYRDFYIAGESYAGHYLPQLSQIVYRKNKGVEKPIINFKGFMVGNAVTDDYHDQVGTFESWWNHGLISDATYRFLEATCVHDEIEHASPPCNAAYDAATAEQGDIDPYSMYTPTCNQTSSSSSSSTPRRIRRLKGRYPWMRASYDTCTERHSTVYYNRPEVQRALHANVTGINYTWATCSDTISNNWGDSPKSMLHIYKELIAAGLRIWVFSGDTDSVVPLTATRYSIDALDLPTVVSWYPWYDDIKEVGGWSKVYNGLTLVTVRGAGHEVPLHRPRQALMLFQHFLNGEPMPKNGTAA